In Corylus avellana chromosome ca2, CavTom2PMs-1.0, the following proteins share a genomic window:
- the LOC132171615 gene encoding (3S,6E)-nerolidol synthase 1-like — MASTTESFFAPSNAPNSHTDNPNPYSLSSMTSAQHYWSIAHDLTSASPPLEPHNYGIKHDMGSVGVQHKQKMEVCRHVLRKIGEDHTFESLYMIDAIQRLGIDNYFQEEIGAILHGHYVKYVAHGGDCGHELHKVALRFRLLRQQGYYVPADIFNNFKGKEGKFNKELAEDINGLMALYEASQLNIEDEDILDEAGKFSEQQLNARVRHLDESQVRVVGNTLRHPYHKSLARFMAKNFFGNFQQINGWPNDLELLAKMDFNMVQSIHQKEIVQISKWWADLGLSKELKFARNQPLKWYICSMVCLTEPDMSDERVELTKPISLIYIIDDIFDVYGTIEELTAFTEAVNKWDFAALEQLPEYMKICFKALYDITNEISNKIHQKHGWNPIDALRKTWASLCNAFLVEAKWFASGHSPKSEEYLENAVISSGVHVVLVHTFFLLGQRVTKETEDLVDNLPGIISSPATILRLWDDLGSAMDESQEGRDGSYIDYYVKEHQGCSIKEAREKVVSMIADAWKRLNKECLSPNPFPAAFTKASLNIARMVPLLYNYDDNHCLPSFQEHLKSVLYESVSL; from the exons ATGGCATCGACGACTGAATCCTTCTTTGCTCCTTCCAATGCCCCAAATTCACATACTGACAATCCAAACCCCTACAGCCTGAGCTCCATGACTAGTGCTCAACACTATTGGAGCATTGCTCATGATCTCACATCGGCTTCTCCTCCCTTAGAACCACACAACTATGGAATTAAACATGATATG GGTAGTGTTGGTGTccaacataaacaaaaaatggaagtaTGCAGGCATGTGCTAAGGAAAATAGGAGAAGATCATACATTTGAAAGTTTATACATGATTGATGCTATCCAACGTCTGGGAATTGACAACTACTTTCAAGAAGAGATTGGAGCAATTTTACATGGGCATTATGTAAAATACGTGGCTCATGGCGGTGACTGCGGTCATGAGCTTCATAAGGTTGCTCTACGCTTTCGACTGTTGAGGCAACAAGGCTACTATGTGCCTGCCG ATATATTTAACAACTTTAAGGGCAAAGAGGGAAAGTTTAACAAAGAACTGGCTGAAGATATTAACGGATTGATGGCTTTGTATGAAGCTTCACAACTAAATATAGAAGATGAAGACATACTTGATGAAGCTGGAAAGTTTAGCGAGCAGCAGCTGAATGCACGGGTGAGACATCTTGATGAGAGCCAAGTCAGAGTTGTTGGGAATACTTTGAGGCATCCTTACCACAAAAGCTTGGCAAGGTTCATGGCCAAAAacttttttggtaattttcagCAGATAAATGGATGGCCGAATGATTTAGAACTACTAGCAAAAATGGATTTCAATATGGTCCAATCCATCCACCAAAAGGAAATTGTTCAAATTTCCAA ATGGTGGGCAGATCTTGGTTTGTCTAAGGAGCTAAAGTTTGCAAGGAACCAACCACTCAAATGGTACATTTGTTCAATGGTGTGTCTTACAGAGCCAGACATGTCAGACGAAAGGGTTGAGCTCACAAAACCCATTTCTCTTATCTACATAATAGACGACATTTTCGATGTTTATGGAACGATTGAGGAACTCACTGCCTTCACAGAAGCTGTCAACAA ATGGGATTTTGCTGCTCTTGAGCAACTACCCGAGTACATGAAGATATGCTTCAAGGCTCTTTACGACATCACCAATGAAATTAGTAACAAGATACATCAAAAGCATGGATGGAACCCAATAGACGCTCTAAGAAagacg TGGGCGAGTTTGTGCAATGCCTTTCTAGTAGAGGCGAAATGGTTTGCTTCTGGGCACTCACCCAAGTcagaagagtatttggaaaatGCAGTTATTAGTTCAGGGGTTCATGTCGTACTTGTtcacactttctttcttttgggccAACGTGTAACCAAGGAAACTGAAGATCTTGTGGATAACCTACCGGGCATTATTTCTTCTCCGGCCACAATTCTTCGGCTTTGGGATGACTTGGGAAGTGCCATG GATGAGAGTCAAGAAGGGCGCGATGGATCATACATAGACTACTACGTGAAGGAACACCAAGGTTGCTCCATCAAAGAGGCACGAGAGAAGGTTGTGAGTATGATTGCAGACGCATGGAAGCGGCTAAACAAAGAGTGCCTCTCTCCAAATCCATTTCCAGCAGCATTCACTAAGGCTTCTCTTAATATTGCAAGAATGGTTCCATTGTTGTATAATTATGACGACAACCATTGCCTTCCAAGCTTCCAGGAGCATTTGAAATCCGTGCTTTATGAAAGCGTCTCactttaa
- the LOC132171670 gene encoding (3S,6E)-nerolidol synthase 1-like yields the protein MALSTKAFFASSIPPIAPKRIPQTPNSNPFSLTSLPSAHKHWSIAHQDKTILWSTPIERQRGRDDFSLQHEQKMEECGHVLRKVGKDDPFESLNMVNAVQRLGIDYYFQEEIEAILHSQYLKYISHGDCGHELHEVALRFRLLRQQGYYVPADIFNNFKDKEGKFNKELAEDIDGLMALYEASQLGIEGEDILEEAGNFSERLLNARVSQLDDNQIRVVGSTLRHPYHKSLARFMVKNFIGNFQDRNGWLNDLQQLAKMDFNMVQSMHQKEIVQISKWWTDVGLSKELKFARDQPLKWYTVSMACLTDPDMSDERVELTKPISLIYIIDDIFDVYGSLEELTLFTEAVNKWDFVALEQLPEYMKICFKALYDITNEISYKIYRKHGWNPIDSLRKTWAILFNAFLVEAKWFATGRSPKSEEYLTNAVVSSGVHVVLVHIFFLLGHRLNKEIVQLVDNIPGIISSPGTILRLWDDLGSAMDESQDGHDGSYIDYYMQENEGCSIKESREKVVGMILDAWKQLNKECLSPNPYPATFTKASLNLARLVPLLYSYDNNHCLPSLEEHMKSMLYESFTM from the exons ATGGCACTGTCTACTAAAGCTTTCTTTGCTTCCTCCATTCCTCCAATTGCTCCAAAAAGAATTCCACAAACTCCCAATTCAAACCCCTTCAGCCTCACCTCTTTGCCTAGTGCTCACAAACATTGGAGCATTGCACATCAAGATAAAACTATTTTGTGGTCTACTCCCATAGAACGTCAACGTGGTAGG GACGATTTTAGCCTCCAACATGAACAGAAAATGGAAGAATGCGGGCATGTACTAAGGAAAGTAGGAAAAGATGATCCATTTGAAAGTTTAAACATGGTTAATGCTGTTCAACGCCTAGGAATTGATTACTACTTCCAGGAAGAGATTGAAGCAATTTTACATAGCCAATATCTAAAATACATCTCTCATGGTGACTGCGGCCATGAGCTTCATGAGGTTGCTCTACGCTTTCGACTCTTGAGACAACAAGGCTACTATGTGCCTGCCG ATATATTTAACAACTTTAAGGACAAAGAAGGAAAGTTTAACAAAGAACTGGCTGAAGACATTGACGGATTGATGGCTTTGTATGAAGCTTCACAGCTAGGAATAGAAGGTGAAGACATACTTGAAGAAGCTGGAAACTTTAGCGAGCGGCTCCTGAATGCACGGGTGAGCCAACTTGATGATAACCAAATCAGAGTTGTTGGGAGTACTTTGAGGCATCCTTATCACAAAAGCTTGGCGAGGTTCATGGTTAAAAACTTTATTGGAAATTTCCAAGACAGAAATGGATGGTTAAACGATTTACAGCAGCTAGCAAAAATGGATTTCAATATGGTCCAATCCATGCACCAAAAGGAAATTGTTCAAATTTCCAA ATGGTGGACAGATGTTGGCTTGTCTAAGGAGCTAAAGTTTGCCAGAGACCAACCACTCAAATGGTACACTGTTTCCATGGCCTGTCTTACAGATCCAGACATGTCAGACGAAAGGGTTGAGCTAACAAAACCCATTTCTCTTATTTACATAATAGACGACATTTTCGATGTTTATGGATCGCTTGAGGAACTCACTCTCTTCACAGAAGCTGTCAACAa ATGGGATTTTGTTGCTCTTGAGCAACTCCCCGAGTACATGAAGATATGCTTCAAGGCTCTTTACGACATCACCAACGAAATTAGCTACAAGATATATCGGAAGCATGGATGGAACCCCATAGACTCTCTAAGAAAAAcg TGGGCGATTTTGTTCAATGCCTTTCTAGTGGAGGCAAAATGGTTTGCTACAGGGCGGTCGCCGAAGTCGGAAGAGTATTTGACGAACGCAGTTGTTAGTTCAGGGGTTCATGTGGTTCTAGTTcacattttcttccttttgggTCACCGTTTAAATAAGGAAATTGTACAACTTGTTGATAACATTCCGGGGATTATATCTTCCCCGGGCACGATTCTTCGGCTTTGGGATGACTTGGGAAGTGCCATG GATGAGAGTCAAGACGGTCATGACGGATCATATATAGACTACTACATGCAAGAAAACGAAGGCTGCTCTATTAAAGAGTCACGAGAGAAAGTTGTGGGTATGATTTTAGACGCGTGGAAGCAGCTAAACAAAGAGTGCCTCTCTCCAAATCCATATCCAGCAACATTCACTAAGGCTTCTCTCAATCTTGCAAGATTGGTTCCATTGTTGTATAGTTATGACAACAACCATTGCCTTCCAAGCCTCGAGGAGCACATGAAATCCATGCTTTATGAAAGTTTCACTATGTAA
- the LOC132171269 gene encoding (3S,6E)-nerolidol synthase 1-like: MASTTESFFAPSIAPNSHTDNPNPYSLSSMTSAQHYWSIAHDLTSASPPLEPHNYGIKHDMGFVGVQHAQKMEVCRHVLRKIGEDHPFESLYMIDAIQRLGIDNYFQEEIGAILHGHYVKYVAHGGDCGHELHEVALRFRLLRQQGYYVPADIFNNFKSKEGKFNKELAEDINGLMALYEASQLNIEDEDILDEAGKFSEQQLNARVRHLDESQVRVVGNTLRHPYHKSLARFMAKSFFGNFQQINGWPNDLELLAKMDFNMVQSMHQKEIAQISKWWADLGLSKELKFARNQPLKWYICSMVCLTDPDMSDERVELTKPISLIYIIDDIFDVYGTIEELTLFTEAVNKWDFAALEQLPEYMKICFKALYDITNEISNKLHQKHGWNPIDALRKTWASLCNAFLVEAKWFASGHSPRSEEYLENAVISSGVHVVLVHTFFLLGQRVTKETEDLVDNLPGIISSPATILRLWDDLGSAMDESQEGRDGSYIDYYVKEHQGCSIKEAREKVVSMIADAWKRLNKECLSPNPFPAAFTKASLNIARMVPLLYNYDDNHCLPSFQEHLKSVLYESVSL, from the exons ATGGCATCGACGACTGAATCCTTCTTTGCTCCCTCCATTGCCCCAAATTCACATACTGACAATCCAAACCCCTACAGCCTGAGCTCCATGACTAGTGCTCAACACTATTGGAGCATTGCTCATGATCTCACATCGGCTTCTCCTCCCTTAGAACCACACAACTATGGGATTAAACATGATATG GGTTTTGTTGGTGTCCAACATGCACAAAAAATGGAAGTATGCAGGCATGTGCTAAGGAAAATAGGAGAAGATCATCCATTTGAAAGTTTATACATGATTGATGCTATCCAACGTCTTGGAATTGACAACTACTTTCAGGAAGAGATTGGAGCAATTTTACATGGGCATTATGTAAAATACGTGGCTCATGGCGGTGACTGCGGTCATGAGCTTCATGAGGTTGCTCTACGCTTTCGACTGTTGAGGCAACAAGGCTACTATGTGCCTGCCG ATATATTTAACAACTTTAAGAGCAAAGAGGGAAAGTTCAACAAAGAACTGGCTGAAGATATTAACGGATTGATGGCTTTGTATGAAGCTTCACAACTAAATATAGAAGATGAAGACATACTTGATGAAGCTGGAAAGTTTAGCGAGCAGCAGCTGAATGCACGGGTGAGACATCTTGATGAGAGCCAAGTCAGAGTTGTTGGGAATACTTTGAGGCATCCTTACCACAAAAGCTTGGCAAGGTTCATGGCCAAAAGcttttttggtaattttcagCAGATAAATGGATGGCCGAATGATTTAGAACTACTAGCAAAAATGGATTTCAATATGGTCCAATCCATGCACCAAAAGGAAATTGCTCAAATTTCCAA ATGGTGGGCAGATCTTGGTTTGTCTAAGGAGCTAAAGTTTGCAAGGAACCAACCACTCAAATGGTACATTTGTTCAATGGTGTGTCTTACAGATCCAGACATGTCAGACGAAAGGGTTGAGCTCACAAAACCCATTTCTCTTATCTACATAATAGACGACATTTTCGATGTTTATGGAACGATTGAGGAACTCACTCTCTTCACAGAAGCTGTCAACAA ATGGGATTTTGCTGCTCTTGAGCAACTACCCGAGTACATGAAGATATGCTTCAAGGCTCTTTACGACATCACCAATGAAATTAGTAACAAGTTACATCAAAAGCATGGATGGAACCCAATAGACGCTCTAAGAAAGACG TGGGCGAGTTTGTGCAATGCCTTTCTAGTAGAGGCGAAATGGTTTGCTTCTGGGCACTCACCCAGGTcagaagagtatttggaaaatGCAGTTATTAGTTCAGGGGTTCATGTCGTACTTGTtcacactttctttcttttgggccAACGTGTAACCAAGGAAACTGAAGATCTTGTGGATAACCTACCGGGCATTATTTCTTCGCCGGCCACAATTCTTCGGCTTTGGGATGACTTGGGAAGTGCCATG GATGAGAGTCAAGAAGGGCGCGATGGATCATACATAGACTACTACGTGAAGGAACACCAAGGTTGCTCCATCAAAGAGGCACGAGAGAAGGTTGTGAGTATGATTGCAGACGCATGGAAGCGGCTAAACAAAGAGTGCCTCTCTCCAAATCCATTTCCAGCAGCATTCACTAAGGCTTCTCTTAATATTGCAAGAATGGTTCCATTGTTGTATAATTATGACGACAACCATTGCCTTCCAAGCTTCCAGGAGCATTTGAAATCCGTGCTTTATGAAAGCGTCTCactttaa